A single region of the Asterias amurensis chromosome 19, ASM3211899v1 genome encodes:
- the LOC139951373 gene encoding sushi domain-containing protein 2-like — MEAKFPLLAWILLLVCVVCVVSEPPIPPTEEGFFRYGEENRDAKLTKGNDISSSPLTLRWGLPFYNRKYWTIYVNDNGVLSFVNSYSDHSKEQEKFPLGDLPTGQKRVLIAPFLANVDTTESGQIFYRQSTEQDLLDRCDDSIRQYFVKFAEFKTKFIIIATWEGVSFFGYSGGAAPVNTFQVVLATDEFETFAFFRYQRIQWTAGTESGASENTGDTGVAALMGFNAGDGDRAYEESDHSGNHANLKQLPVSTNSDEKGMFIYHISRANIRDPKCESAIVRTFPRFDSMLGHSWLYAGGPCFDQTRDHWLLFGDVDDPKAITNCTYHSRRMVYCFSPTFFEVGSMKVHLSIDDGLNWDFTGDFDVVKIGDTPQGVTRVNPDSESWLRGDRPVTIEWDPKLINFTQVRIDILAYTEPIDPDTLEPGPPTWEEIDEVSYTVENTGRYTWHSRAVFQVNDRNCMGVIRVTRRYKRDDFALWSDLHFLGYIMNDKFQNDPAVYSNQRCEEFFDREKEAEHDIDLLNNLRPCPCNLTQALADRGRFKPDPMCNMDDAVQDRTQEYCRFRDDVVHCVTNIVPSATGHDSSCCYDEFENLVYAGDSSSGSFSRYVTVEGRKPYREATKVPQLSSAIADYAPYYMCCIWGDHCDYYQEVRPTRDCRWYRPVRAGSVFGDPHFITFDGVTFTFNAKGEYTLVETTSQSQTKFELQGRFEQIVDKDGIPRKASVLTAVGMRQEDLPKVMVRKSDRTVLEVYIDTQLLEPKMQTTIVGEGFYLTFPHNYENGNLTQVIVTWTDSEMAVIVNGTQEMMTAQVLVPYKFRNWVNGLLGSWDDNDKNDLRSRSGASFLPTDDPEVLFRDFGQSWEIESINTLFQYDVRGHDFFQDPNFIPDFNPPTDVGIIDPDNLNRICAGNKLCEYDLQSTGNVELAKATMMAYNQHWLAHGASADLVTCKYLKTPKNGTKTFLRKRNHQIGAEVEFTCEDSFILVGSPYRVCEPHRGADVENPQGQWSGNSDDNECIESQICGGLPTPKHASIEVIGPPENMKVVYTCNENYDLYGRSERFCDAEKENWIYLEPYCYHKLNPAEVAGAVVGGICGFIVLVLVIGICVILQLKSRARRKHEVKQPKKQKKQTKDIAGLGGREPAYQVRDTPVEVQRSYPRTAAEPSGIEYQQRPQYGGQQSYRGGDPRGDLHGSRGQIQPSPHSSQTLQYQERDPMARRPPPEMISPTEPRYAYADQGDDIELELKHGKSLESWA, encoded by the exons GATTCTTCCGTTATGGAGAGGAGAACAGGGATGCTAAACTAACAAAGGGAAATGACATAAGTTCATCACCGTTGACTCTGCGATGGGGTTTACCATTTTACAACAGGAAATACTGGACCATTTAT GTAAATGACAATGGGGTATTGTCTTTTGTGAACTCCTACTCCGATCACTCAAAGGAACAAGAAAAGTTCCCCCTTGGAGATTTGCCG actGGGCAGAAACGGGTTTTGATTGCGCCATTTTTAGCCAATGTGGACACCACAGAGAGTGGACAGATTTTCTACCGTCAGAGCACGGAGCAAGACCTTCTGGATCGCTGTGACGATAGTATTAGGCAGTACTTTGTCAAGTTTGCCGAATTCAAGACCAAGTTTATCATCATCGCCACCTGGGAGGGAGTTAGTTTCTTCGGGTATTCTGGAGGTGCTGCTCCG GTCAACACATTCCAGGTTGTCTTGGCAACGGACGAATTTGAAACGTTTGCGTTTTTCCGTTATCAAAGGATACAGTGGACTGCGGGGACAGAGAGTGGGGCGTCTGAAAACACTGGTGACACCGGTGTGGCTGCCTTG ATGGGTTTCAACGCTGGTGATGGTGATAGGGCCTACGAGGAGTCTGATCATAGCGGTAACCATGCCAACCTGAAACAGCTACCGGTCAGTACAAACTCTGATGAGAAAGGGATGTTTATCTACCATATAAGTCGTGCCAACATCAGGGATCCCAAATGCGAATCAG CTATCGTGAGAACCTTTCCTCGGTTCGACTCCATGCTGGGTCATTCTTGGTTGTATGCCGGCGGTCCGTGTTTCGATCAGACCAGAGACCATTGGTTGCTGTTTGGTGATGTGGATGATCCGAAGGCCATCACTAATTGCACGTATCACAGTCGGCGAATGGTCTACTGTTTCTCACCGACATTCTTTGAGGTCGGGAGCATGAAAGTTCATCTCTCGATAGACGACGGTCTGAATTGGGATTTTACTGGTGATTTTGACGTCG TTAAAATTGGCGACACGCCCCAGGGGGTTACCCGCGTGAATCCGGACAGTGAATCGTGGCTCCGTGGCGACCGACCTGTCACCATCGAGTGGGATCCCAAGCTGATTAACTTCACGCAGGTCCGGATTGACATTCTTGCGTACACAGAGCCTATCGATCCAGACACATTGGAGCCTGGACCACCTACATGGGAAGAAATTGATGAG GTGTCATATACTGTTGAAAACACTGGCCGCTACACATGgcactctagagcagtgttccAAGTGAATGATCGTAACTGCATGGGTGTGATACGTGTTACCAGACGCTACAAACG CGATGATTTTGCACTGTGGAGTGATCTCCACTTTCTCGGCTATATCATGAATGACAAATTCCAGAACGACCCCGCCGTGTACTCCAACCAACGCTGCGAGGAATTCTTCGACAGGGAGAAGGAAGCGGAACACGACATCGACCTACTGAACAATCTTCGTCCCTGCCCCTGCAATCTAACGCAGGCtttggccgatagagggcgctttAAGCCAGATCCTATGTGTAACATGGACGATGCCGTACAGGATCGCACGCAGGAGTACTGCAGATTCCGGGATGATGTTGTTCACTGTGTGACTAACATTGTACCATC TGCCACCGGACACGACTCTTCTTGTTGCTACGATGAGTTTGAGAATCTGGTCTACGCTGGAGACAGTTCCTCTGGAAGTTTCTCAAGATACGTCACCGTTGAAGGAAGGAAGCCTTATCGAGAAGCTACTAAG GTGCCACAGTTGTCATCAGCGATAGCGGACTATGCTCCTTACTACATGTGTTGTATATGGGGAGACCACTGCGATTACTACCAGGAAGTACGTCCAACGCGAGACTGCAGATGGTATCGTCCAGTCAGAGCAG GGTCTGTATTTGGCGACCCCCACTTCATCACGTTTGATGGTGTGACGTTTACGTTCAACGCCAAGGGAGAGTATACACTGGTTGAGACCACGTCACAGTCGCAGACCAAGTTTGAACTTCAGGGTCGTTTTGAGCAGATCGTCGATAAGGACG GTATACCTAGAAAGGCTTCAGTGTTGACAGCTGTCGGTATGCGCCAGGAAGACTTGCCGAAGGTGATGGTGCGTAAGTCGGACCGTACCGTTCTTGAAGTGTACATTGACACTCAGCTCCTGGAACCTAAGATGCAGACTACTATTGTTGGAGAGG GCTTCTACCTAACCTTCCCGCACAATTACGAAAACGGAAACTTGACACAGGTTATCGTGACTTGGACCGACTCAGAAATGGCCGTCATTGTCAACGGAACACAAGAGATGATGACTGCCCAAGTTCTTGTCCCTTATAAATTCAGA aACTGGGTGAATGGTCTTCTTGGGTCATGGGATGACAATGATAAGAATGACCTAAGGTCAAGGTCAGGAGCCTCATTCTTACCTACGGATGACCCCGAGGTACTCTTCAGGGACTTTGGTCAATCAT GGGAAATAGAGAGCATCAATACATTGTTCCAGTACGACGTCCGTGGCCACGACTTCTTCCAAGATCCCAACTTCATCCCAGACTTCAACCCTCCGACAGACGTTGGAATCATCGACCCAGACAACCTGAACCGAATCTGCGCTGGTAACAAGCTATGCGAGTACGATTTACAGTCCACTGGGAATGTTGAGCTAGCTAAAGCAACAATGATGGCCTATAACCAGCATTGGCTGGCCCACGGTGCTTCCGCTGATC TTGTGACTTGTAAATACCTGAAGACTCCCAAGAATGGAACCAAGACTTTCTTGAGGAAGAGGAATCACCAGATTGGAGCTGAG GTGGAGTTTACTTGTGAGGATAGCTTCATCTTAGTTGGTTCCCCGTATCGTGTGTGTGAACCCCATAGAGGAGCCGATGTAGAAAACCCGCAGGGACAGTGGAGTGGCAACTCTGACGACAACGAGTGCATAG AAAGCCAGATCTGTGGTGGACTGCCGACCCCGAAGCATGCTAGCATTGAGGTGATTGGTCCGCCAGAGAACATGAAGGTGGTCTACACCTGCAATGAAAACTACGACCTTTACGGAAGGTCGGAGCGGTTCTGTGATGCAGAGAAAGAGAATTGGATCTACCTGGAGCCATACTGCTATC ATAAGCTGAATCCTGCTGAGGTTGCAGGTGCTGTTGTAGGTGGCATCTGTGGTTTCATCGTTCTTGTTCTGGTCATCGGAATCTGTGTCATCCTGCAGCTCAAGTCACGTGCCAGAAGAAAGCATGAG GTTAAGCAGCCTAAGAAACAGAAGAAGCAGACGAAGGATATTGCTGGCCTCGGAGGTCGCGAACCCGCGTATCAGGTCAGAGACACCCCCGTGGAGGTCCAGCGTTCCTACCCACGTACTGCTGCCGAACCCTCTGGCATAGAgtatcaacagcgccctcaatatGGTGGTCAGCAGAGCTACAGG GGTGGTGATCCTCGCGGTGATCTTCATGGTTCTCGAGGTCAAATCCAGCCGAGTCCTCACTCCTCTCAGACCCTACAGTACCAAGAGAGAGATCCCATGGCTCGTAGACCACCCCCTGAGATGATCTCCCCTACTGAGCCTCGCTACGCTTACGCCGACCA AGGGGATGATATCGAGTTGGAGTTGAAACACGGCAAGAGCTTGGAGAGCTGGGCTTAA